In Microbacterium pumilum, the following proteins share a genomic window:
- a CDS encoding DUF2252 domain-containing protein, which yields MTTTQPFIRSYATRRDARAFGATLRQSAPRRQLGELTATTRDPVEHLMEQNADRVQELVPLRMARMLESPFAFYRGTAGLMALDLSDDPHSGIDVICCGDAHISNFGFYASPERRLVFDLNDFDEAAGAPWEWDVKRLVTSAIIGGRHAGYDEAMVEGTAREAVMNYTFTLDKLSKLSPADRYFMHSGGPYSRQRLNKAAQQALDAAVKAAERRTAERAIKRTTERGPDGKLRFIENPPTMKHVETDTVETLATLVGRYRTTVGVDIELVLRQYEPLDLVQRVVGVGSVGTRCFLHLMAGADDDLLLLQVKEATESVLVKYGKRPQAPRIAEGIEGHGNGYRVVALQRILQGVSDPYLGYLQTNNRDYYLRQFHDMKGSIELEGLDEKAYRPYVAACASLLARAHAQSPAAIEIVGYIGKSDAAADAILRWSYAYSDQSLRDYQALRAAADEGRVPVADLAATA from the coding sequence ATGACGACGACCCAGCCCTTCATACGCAGTTATGCGACGCGCCGGGATGCGCGCGCCTTCGGTGCCACTCTTCGACAGAGCGCTCCGCGTCGGCAGCTCGGTGAACTGACCGCGACCACCCGCGATCCCGTCGAGCACCTCATGGAGCAGAACGCCGACCGGGTGCAGGAGCTCGTTCCGCTGCGCATGGCGAGGATGCTCGAGAGCCCGTTCGCGTTCTATCGCGGGACGGCGGGACTGATGGCGCTGGATCTGTCGGATGACCCCCACTCCGGAATCGACGTCATCTGCTGCGGCGACGCGCACATCAGCAACTTCGGCTTCTACGCCTCACCCGAGCGTCGGCTCGTCTTCGACCTGAACGACTTCGACGAGGCTGCCGGCGCTCCGTGGGAGTGGGACGTGAAGCGACTGGTGACGAGCGCGATCATCGGCGGGCGCCACGCCGGCTACGACGAGGCGATGGTCGAGGGCACCGCGCGCGAGGCCGTGATGAACTACACGTTCACGCTCGACAAGCTGAGCAAGCTCTCGCCCGCGGACCGCTACTTCATGCACTCCGGCGGACCGTATTCGAGGCAGCGACTCAACAAGGCGGCACAGCAGGCTCTCGACGCAGCGGTGAAGGCGGCAGAGCGACGTACCGCCGAGCGCGCCATCAAGCGCACCACCGAGCGGGGCCCGGACGGCAAGCTGCGGTTCATAGAGAATCCGCCGACGATGAAGCACGTCGAGACCGATACGGTGGAGACGCTCGCGACCCTCGTCGGACGCTACCGCACCACCGTGGGCGTCGACATCGAGCTGGTCCTGCGACAGTACGAGCCGCTCGATCTGGTGCAGCGCGTGGTCGGTGTGGGCAGCGTCGGGACGCGATGCTTCCTCCACCTCATGGCCGGGGCCGACGACGACCTCCTCCTGCTGCAGGTGAAGGAGGCCACGGAGTCCGTGCTGGTGAAGTACGGCAAGCGGCCGCAGGCGCCGCGCATCGCGGAAGGCATCGAGGGGCACGGCAACGGGTACCGTGTCGTGGCCCTGCAGCGAATCCTGCAGGGCGTGTCCGATCCGTATCTCGGGTACCTGCAGACCAACAACCGGGACTACTACCTTCGCCAGTTCCATGACATGAAGGGCTCGATCGAGCTCGAGGGGCTCGATGAGAAGGCTTATCGCCCCTACGTGGCGGCATGCGCCTCGCTGCTCGCGCGCGCACACGCGCAGAGCCCTGCGGCCATCGAGATCGTGGGGTACATCGGCAAGTCGGATGCCGCGGCCGACGCCATCCTGCGATGGTCGTACGCCTACAGCGACCAGTCGCTGCGCGACTACCAAGCCCTGCGCGCTGCCGCCGACGAGGGGCGCGTTCCTGTCGCAGATCTGGCCGCCACGGCCTGA
- a CDS encoding ABC transporter ATP-binding protein translates to MSTSTSPRRIRGRGRTPQEGPRATFRQLVPFLLEHSGVLVVVAILSVIGAATTLAQPLVVGEVITRVGNSQSLGYLVWGLVTLVVVSSIISGYQHYLLQRTGTAVVYSSRRKLIARILHLPISEFDARRTGDLVSRVGTDTTLLYAVLTQGLADAVGNGLIFIGAIIAMAFIDPLLLLSIVLVIGVSVVGVTLLSGRIRKATQEQQEKVGELASSVERAVGSIRTVRAAGATERESAAITEIATDVYGVGVRIAKVSALIVPVAGIALQVSLLVVLGLGGFRVASGAITVANLVTFVMFLFLMIAPLGSFFGAITSVNQALGALGRIQEVLDLPPETAQDEAIAAALRPVGGPVEPQGPDGALRHAEGPGSVEAPAIEFRDVRFRYPEAVVATRRKAESEALAVLENAHVDSVSIDMPAAVDERDGRTSAEVLRGVSFSVPQGSRVALVGPSGAGKSTTLSLIERFYDPTDGAILLGGTDVRALQRDELRAQLGYVEQDAPTLAGSIADNLRLASPSASDEDCERVLRAVNLGEVLARSMLGIDAPVGESGVMLSGGERQRLAIARALLAAPPILLLDESTSSLDGLNEQRMRDAIDAVASERTLIVIAHRLSTVVDSDHIVVMDHGRVVGQGTHSELVDSTPLYRDLARHQLLV, encoded by the coding sequence GTGTCAACCAGCACCTCCCCGCGGCGCATCCGCGGCCGCGGCCGGACTCCTCAAGAGGGACCCCGCGCGACGTTCCGGCAGCTCGTGCCGTTCCTCCTCGAACACTCCGGCGTGCTCGTCGTCGTCGCCATCCTGAGCGTGATCGGCGCCGCGACGACCCTCGCGCAACCGCTGGTGGTCGGCGAGGTCATCACGCGAGTCGGAAACAGCCAGAGCCTCGGCTACCTGGTGTGGGGCCTGGTGACCCTGGTCGTGGTGTCTTCGATCATCTCCGGGTATCAGCACTACCTGCTGCAGCGCACCGGCACGGCTGTCGTCTACTCGAGCCGCCGCAAGCTCATCGCCCGCATCCTGCACCTGCCGATCAGCGAGTTCGACGCCCGCCGCACGGGCGACCTCGTGTCGCGCGTAGGCACGGATACGACTCTCCTCTATGCGGTCCTGACCCAGGGACTGGCGGATGCCGTGGGCAACGGTCTCATCTTCATCGGAGCGATCATCGCCATGGCGTTCATCGACCCGCTGCTGCTGCTGTCCATCGTGCTCGTGATCGGCGTATCGGTCGTCGGGGTCACGCTTCTCAGCGGCCGCATCCGCAAGGCGACCCAGGAGCAGCAGGAGAAGGTCGGGGAGCTCGCCTCGAGCGTGGAGCGTGCCGTCGGATCCATCCGCACGGTGCGAGCCGCCGGTGCCACCGAGCGCGAGTCCGCTGCGATCACCGAGATCGCGACGGATGTCTACGGCGTCGGCGTCCGCATCGCGAAGGTCTCGGCGCTGATCGTGCCGGTCGCGGGCATCGCGCTGCAGGTTTCGCTGCTCGTCGTCCTCGGTCTCGGCGGATTCCGTGTCGCCTCGGGTGCCATCACGGTCGCGAACCTCGTCACCTTCGTGATGTTCCTGTTCCTGATGATCGCGCCGCTCGGCTCGTTCTTCGGTGCCATCACCTCGGTGAACCAGGCGCTCGGAGCGCTGGGACGGATCCAGGAGGTGCTCGACCTCCCGCCCGAGACGGCACAGGACGAGGCGATCGCCGCGGCCCTTCGACCGGTTGGCGGGCCTGTCGAACCACAGGGACCGGACGGGGCACTTCGACACGCTGAGGGACCGGGGTCGGTCGAAGCGCCCGCGATCGAGTTCCGCGATGTGCGGTTCCGGTATCCCGAAGCGGTCGTCGCGACCCGGCGCAAGGCCGAGTCCGAGGCGCTCGCGGTGCTCGAGAACGCCCACGTCGACAGCGTGTCGATCGACATGCCCGCCGCCGTCGACGAACGGGATGGGCGGACGTCGGCGGAGGTGCTGCGAGGCGTTTCCTTCAGCGTTCCCCAGGGCTCACGTGTGGCGCTGGTCGGCCCGTCCGGAGCGGGCAAGAGCACGACGCTCTCGCTGATCGAGCGCTTCTACGACCCGACGGACGGGGCGATCCTCCTCGGCGGCACCGATGTGAGAGCGCTCCAGCGGGACGAACTGCGCGCCCAGCTCGGCTACGTGGAGCAGGACGCCCCGACCCTCGCGGGTTCGATCGCCGACAACCTGCGCCTCGCATCGCCGTCCGCGTCCGACGAGGACTGCGAGCGGGTGCTGCGGGCGGTGAACCTCGGCGAGGTGCTCGCGCGGAGCATGCTGGGCATCGACGCCCCCGTCGGCGAGAGCGGCGTGATGCTCTCGGGCGGCGAGCGCCAGCGCCTCGCAATCGCCCGCGCGCTGCTCGCGGCCCCGCCGATCCTGCTTCTCGACGAGTCGACGTCGTCGCTCGACGGCCTCAACGAGCAGCGCATGCGCGACGCGATCGACGCCGTCGCGTCGGAACGCACGCTCATCGTGATCGCCCACCGCCTGTCGACGGTCGTCGACAGCGATCACATCGTGGTGATGGATCACGGGCGCGTGGTGGGTCAGGGGACGCACTCCGAGCTCGTCGATTCCACCCCCCTCTACCGCGACCTCGCGAGGCACCAGCTGCTCGTCTGA
- a CDS encoding helix-turn-helix domain-containing protein — protein MTPTSLELSTLGHRIRHQRVSHGLTLDELGERVGVAGSQLSLIENGKREPKLSLLQAIAAETGVQVTDLLSTEPPNRRAALEIELERAQHGSVFRQLGIAPVKVTKSMTDETIESLLGLHRELQRREREAIATPEEARRANTELRLKMRDVDNYLGDIEKLAEKQLKSAGHVSGALTHRTVSIMAEQLGFELIYVSDLPHSARSVTDLENGRIYLPPASIPGGHGLRSMALQAMAHRLLGHQRPTDYADFLQQRLEINYFAAACLMPETASVAFLAQAKKDRNLAVEDFRDAFGTTHESAGMRLTNLATRHLDIPLHFLRVDGSGAITRVYENDGLPLPMDVTGAVDGQIACRKWSARSAFDEQNRTTEHYQYTDTPAGTFWCSTQTGTTAEGEFSITVGVPFDDAKWFRGRETQKRATSTCPDESCCRRPSTDLAERWTGKAWPSARVHMQMFSPLPRGVFPGVDDNEVYEFLDRHM, from the coding sequence ATGACGCCAACCTCGCTGGAGCTGTCGACTCTGGGTCACCGCATCCGCCATCAACGGGTTTCGCACGGCCTGACGCTGGACGAACTCGGGGAGCGCGTCGGCGTCGCCGGCAGCCAGCTGAGTCTCATCGAGAACGGCAAGCGCGAGCCCAAGCTCTCGCTGCTCCAGGCCATCGCCGCAGAGACCGGAGTGCAGGTCACGGACCTGCTGTCGACCGAACCGCCCAATCGCCGAGCCGCGCTGGAGATCGAACTCGAGCGCGCGCAGCACGGTTCGGTGTTCCGGCAGCTGGGGATCGCCCCCGTCAAGGTCACCAAGAGCATGACCGACGAGACGATCGAGTCGCTGCTGGGCCTGCACCGCGAGCTCCAGCGCCGCGAGCGGGAAGCCATTGCAACGCCTGAGGAGGCTCGGCGGGCCAATACCGAGCTCCGGCTGAAGATGCGAGATGTCGACAACTACCTCGGGGACATCGAGAAGCTCGCCGAGAAGCAGCTGAAGTCCGCGGGCCATGTCTCCGGCGCGCTCACCCACCGCACGGTCAGCATCATGGCCGAGCAGCTCGGCTTCGAGCTGATCTACGTCAGCGACCTGCCTCACTCCGCTCGTTCGGTGACCGACCTCGAGAACGGCCGGATCTATCTGCCACCCGCGTCGATCCCGGGTGGCCACGGACTGCGCTCGATGGCGCTCCAGGCGATGGCACATCGTCTGCTCGGCCACCAGCGGCCCACCGATTATGCGGATTTCCTCCAGCAGCGACTCGAGATCAACTACTTCGCCGCCGCGTGTCTCATGCCTGAGACGGCGTCCGTGGCCTTCCTCGCGCAGGCGAAGAAGGACCGCAATCTCGCCGTCGAAGACTTCCGCGACGCGTTCGGCACGACGCACGAGTCGGCGGGCATGCGTCTGACGAACCTCGCCACGCGGCACCTCGACATCCCGCTGCACTTCCTGCGGGTCGACGGGTCCGGTGCCATCACCCGCGTCTATGAGAACGACGGCCTGCCGTTGCCGATGGACGTCACCGGCGCGGTGGACGGGCAGATCGCGTGCCGCAAGTGGTCGGCGCGTTCCGCATTCGACGAGCAGAATCGCACCACCGAGCACTACCAGTACACCGACACACCGGCCGGAACCTTCTGGTGCTCGACGCAGACCGGGACGACCGCCGAGGGCGAGTTCTCCATCACCGTCGGCGTGCCCTTCGACGACGCCAAGTGGTTCCGCGGGCGCGAGACGCAGAAGCGGGCGACATCCACCTGCCCCGACGAGTCTTGCTGCCGGCGCCCCTCGACCGATCTCGCCGAGCGCTGGACCGGAAAGGCCTGGCCGAGCGCCAGGGTGCACATGCAGATGTTCTCGCCGCTGCCGCGGGGCGTGTTTCCGGGGGTCGATGACAACGAGGTCTACGAGTTCCTCGACCGGCACATGTGA
- a CDS encoding ABC transporter permease, translated as MTLPESSGAPGGATVAQPSIDELRAEAMEWGRRPRGFGSWYVTEHMVRAMRAYGWTIVVAALGQPIIYLLGLAVGLAALIDAPIDDRGIEVSYLVFVAPALLMTATISVAAEEFTFPVMAGFKWRRYFYGFNASPIASRQIATGVIFGASARMIVVAVAYTLFLYIFGAIPAFTWGWTMIFVSLLAGLSFGVPLMAYAASIYDDKGQFALVQRFIFMPMFLFSGTFYPLDSLPLWLQWIGWISPLWHATELGRWISYGAELSPAAIVVHFAYLIGLTVVGYVLGRRFFETRLAK; from the coding sequence ATGACGCTTCCCGAGTCGTCCGGTGCGCCGGGCGGAGCCACGGTGGCCCAGCCGTCGATCGACGAGCTGCGTGCCGAGGCGATGGAGTGGGGCCGCAGGCCTCGCGGATTCGGCTCCTGGTATGTCACGGAGCACATGGTCCGCGCCATGCGCGCGTACGGGTGGACCATCGTCGTCGCCGCGCTCGGCCAGCCGATCATCTACCTGCTGGGCCTCGCCGTCGGCCTCGCCGCCCTCATCGACGCCCCCATCGACGACCGCGGGATCGAGGTGTCGTACCTCGTCTTCGTCGCGCCGGCTCTGCTCATGACCGCCACCATCTCGGTCGCGGCCGAGGAGTTCACCTTCCCGGTCATGGCCGGCTTCAAGTGGCGTCGCTACTTCTACGGCTTCAATGCGTCGCCGATCGCGAGCCGCCAGATCGCGACCGGTGTCATCTTCGGCGCGTCCGCGCGCATGATCGTCGTCGCCGTCGCCTACACGCTGTTCCTCTACATCTTCGGCGCGATCCCCGCGTTCACGTGGGGCTGGACCATGATCTTCGTCTCGCTGCTGGCCGGGCTCTCGTTCGGTGTCCCCCTCATGGCTTACGCGGCATCCATCTATGACGACAAGGGCCAGTTCGCGCTCGTCCAGCGCTTCATCTTCATGCCGATGTTCCTGTTCTCAGGCACCTTCTACCCCCTCGACTCGCTGCCGCTGTGGCTGCAGTGGATCGGGTGGATATCCCCGCTGTGGCACGCGACCGAACTCGGGCGCTGGATCTCGTACGGCGCTGAGCTCTCTCCGGCCGCGATCGTCGTGCACTTCGCCTACCTCATCGGCCTCACCGTCGTCGGCTATGTGCTCGGACGACGGTTCTTCGAGACGAGGCTCGCGAAATGA
- a CDS encoding ABC transporter ATP-binding protein: MPAPVIEAKNLVKAYAVKGKPDFLAVDGLSFEVAPGESFGLLGPNGAGKSTTMKMVGAVSTRSSGDLSILGLDPDHYGPEIRSRLGVVPQQDNLDGELNARENLYIYGRYFGLPGKVCAQKADELLAFAQLEDKAKSKVDQLSGGMKRRLTIARGLINDPRILLLDEPTTGLDPQARHVLWDRLFRLKERGTTLVLTTHYMDEAEQLCDRLIVVDKGRIMAQGTPSSLIREHSSREVLEVRFGSDRNEQVAPQLQGMGDRVEVLPDRILMYTDNGEHVLERIAAAGLEPITSLVRRSSLEDVFLRLTGRSLIE; this comes from the coding sequence GTGCCCGCCCCCGTGATCGAAGCGAAGAACCTCGTCAAGGCCTACGCGGTCAAGGGCAAGCCCGACTTCCTGGCGGTTGACGGCCTGTCGTTCGAGGTCGCGCCGGGGGAGTCGTTCGGCCTCCTCGGTCCCAACGGCGCCGGCAAGTCGACCACGATGAAGATGGTGGGCGCGGTGTCGACGCGTTCCAGCGGCGATCTCAGCATCCTGGGCCTCGACCCCGACCACTACGGCCCCGAGATCCGATCCCGGCTGGGGGTCGTGCCGCAGCAGGACAATCTCGACGGCGAGCTGAACGCTCGAGAGAACCTCTACATCTACGGCCGCTACTTCGGGCTCCCCGGCAAGGTGTGTGCGCAGAAGGCCGACGAACTCCTCGCTTTCGCACAGCTCGAAGACAAGGCCAAGAGCAAGGTCGATCAGCTGTCCGGCGGCATGAAGCGCCGACTGACGATCGCACGTGGGCTCATCAACGACCCGCGCATCCTGCTCCTCGACGAGCCGACGACGGGCCTCGACCCCCAGGCGCGCCACGTGCTGTGGGACCGCCTGTTCCGGCTGAAGGAACGCGGCACCACGCTCGTGCTGACGACGCACTACATGGATGAGGCCGAGCAGCTCTGCGACCGGCTGATCGTCGTCGACAAGGGCCGGATCATGGCCCAGGGAACGCCCTCGTCGCTGATCCGCGAGCACTCCAGTCGTGAGGTGCTCGAGGTGCGGTTCGGGTCCGACCGCAACGAGCAGGTCGCGCCGCAGCTGCAGGGCATGGGTGACCGCGTCGAAGTGCTGCCCGACCGCATCCTCATGTATACCGACAACGGCGAGCACGTCCTCGAGCGCATCGCCGCGGCCGGGCTCGAGCCGATCACCAGCCTTGTTCGTCGTTCGAGCCTCGAGGATGTGTTCCTCAGACTCACCGGAAGGTCGCTGATCGAATGA
- a CDS encoding alpha/beta fold hydrolase, with amino-acid sequence MPESWLRASAALFFAMLLVACAPTASNSGAEPQSSRTPAGMARTFEVDVNGHVLRGGCRGAREPDQPAVILLSGLGSPGSQLSIIEHGLRDAALVCTYDRAGVGNSDPATGPSTFEDAVEDFAAVLAGADIAPPYIIVGQSVGGTIALRYAQLHPQNVSGFVAMTPGPPATAYEARAAAVETPDELQTVEIDFNNGANEEGMNFRSTDLILDEPFPATVPYVVMYAENCEGDFCDRIRPVLAAAMGELAHLGDGRFVAVEGAGHEIFQTNLDDVLAEVRSLLPAA; translated from the coding sequence ATGCCAGAGTCCTGGCTCCGTGCCTCGGCAGCCCTGTTCTTCGCCATGCTGCTCGTCGCGTGCGCGCCGACCGCGTCGAACTCCGGCGCTGAACCGCAGTCGTCACGCACGCCGGCAGGCATGGCCAGGACCTTCGAGGTCGACGTGAACGGACATGTGCTGCGGGGCGGATGCCGAGGTGCGCGCGAACCAGATCAGCCGGCGGTCATCCTGCTGTCCGGCCTCGGCAGTCCGGGATCCCAACTCTCCATCATCGAACATGGTCTGAGAGACGCGGCGCTGGTCTGCACGTACGATCGCGCCGGCGTGGGAAACAGTGACCCAGCCACCGGCCCGAGCACCTTCGAGGATGCGGTGGAGGATTTCGCGGCTGTCCTGGCCGGTGCAGACATCGCGCCGCCGTACATCATCGTCGGGCAATCCGTCGGCGGGACGATCGCGCTGCGCTACGCGCAGCTGCACCCCCAGAACGTCAGCGGGTTCGTCGCGATGACCCCCGGCCCACCCGCCACGGCATACGAGGCCAGAGCCGCTGCGGTCGAGACACCTGACGAACTGCAGACGGTGGAGATCGACTTCAACAACGGTGCGAACGAAGAGGGGATGAACTTCCGCTCGACCGACCTCATCCTGGACGAGCCGTTCCCTGCGACCGTTCCCTACGTGGTGATGTACGCCGAGAACTGCGAGGGTGATTTCTGCGACCGCATCCGGCCGGTGCTCGCCGCCGCGATGGGCGAGCTGGCGCACCTGGGCGACGGGCGTTTCGTCGCAGTGGAAGGCGCCGGACACGAGATCTTCCAGACCAACCTCGACGATGTGCTCGCCGAAGTCCGGTCACTGCTGCCGGCCGCCTGA
- a CDS encoding ABC transporter permease — MTAATQAPDAVARRGGVRALWAGNPGAVVQRGLIAARSSSWAVVLSGFFEPVFYLASMGIGLSSLIGPVETSTGMEVSYAAFIAPALLAVSAMNGAIYDSTWNVFFKLNYGKLYEGMLSTSLGPLDVALGEILYALLRGLVYATGFMIIMQIAGLNLAWTAILALPAVVLIAFGFASVGMAVTSYMKAFQQMDWINIVLLPMFLFSATLYPITIYPEFIQWIVMALPLWHGVELVRGLTTGALSPAMWVHVAYYVAMITVGLIFTTKRLRALFLG; from the coding sequence ATGACCGCGGCGACGCAGGCACCGGATGCCGTCGCTCGGCGCGGCGGCGTGCGAGCCCTGTGGGCTGGCAACCCCGGCGCCGTCGTGCAGCGCGGGCTCATCGCGGCGCGCTCTTCGAGCTGGGCCGTCGTCCTGTCGGGCTTCTTCGAGCCGGTGTTCTACCTGGCGTCGATGGGGATCGGTCTCAGCAGCCTGATCGGACCGGTCGAGACATCCACCGGTATGGAAGTGTCGTACGCCGCATTCATCGCACCGGCGCTTCTGGCCGTCTCGGCGATGAACGGGGCGATCTACGACTCGACGTGGAACGTCTTCTTCAAGCTGAACTACGGGAAGCTCTACGAGGGGATGCTCTCGACCTCGCTGGGTCCGCTCGACGTCGCGCTGGGGGAGATCCTCTATGCACTGCTGCGCGGCCTCGTCTACGCGACCGGGTTCATGATCATCATGCAGATCGCCGGACTGAACCTCGCGTGGACGGCGATCCTGGCGCTGCCCGCGGTCGTGCTCATCGCGTTCGGTTTCGCCAGCGTCGGCATGGCCGTCACAAGCTACATGAAGGCCTTCCAGCAGATGGACTGGATCAACATCGTGCTGCTGCCGATGTTCCTCTTCTCGGCGACGCTGTACCCGATCACGATCTACCCCGAGTTCATCCAGTGGATCGTGATGGCACTGCCGCTCTGGCACGGCGTGGAACTGGTCCGAGGGCTCACGACCGGCGCGCTGTCGCCGGCGATGTGGGTACACGTCGCGTACTACGTCGCGATGATCACGGTCGGTCTCATCTTCACGACGAAGCGGCTGCGGGCGCTGTTCCTGGGCTGA
- a CDS encoding phosphoenolpyruvate carboxykinase (GTP) translates to MALADIFTRPADPGTVRPAASRTFGSRPPLQGEGMTALIAWVDQIAALTKPDRVHWVDGSRAENDALLRGMVDEGKLIKLNPEWRPGSYLARSHPSDVARTEGRTYIASERAEDAGPTNNWIAPSEIRETITPLFDGSMRGRTMYVVPFSMGTVGGPLSHIGVQVTDSGYAVASIEIMTRVGTDVLREIAGGAPWVKTVHSVGAPLQPGEQDAAWPCNDEKYIVHFPDTLEVWSFGSGYGGNAILAKKCFALRIASVIGRDEGWLAEHMLLIRVIDPAGRAYHVAAAFPSACGKTNLAMLRPTIPGWRVETLGDDIAWLRPGDDGRLWAINPEAGFFGVAPGTGESTNVTAVETLWGNTIFTNVALRPDGDVWWEGLTDEAPAELVDWEGNPWTPASGRPAAHPNSRFTVRAAQCPQIADDWDAPQGVPLDVILFGGRRATNVPLVVEATDWTHGVFMGSNISSERTAAAEGTVGELRRDPFAMLPFCGYNMADYFGHWLKVGQKLRFDRAPRVFQVNWFRKDSDGRFLWPGFGDNARVIDWIIRRVDGEVGAVDSPIGRLPLTADLDVDGIDVTPSDLDDLFAIDTDSWLREADLTEEFYRTFEGRIPAPLWAELEALRYRLKHA, encoded by the coding sequence ATGGCACTCGCCGACATCTTCACGCGACCCGCTGATCCTGGCACCGTCCGCCCGGCTGCTTCGCGGACGTTCGGCAGCCGTCCTCCCCTCCAGGGCGAGGGCATGACCGCCCTCATCGCGTGGGTCGACCAGATCGCGGCACTCACCAAGCCCGACCGCGTTCACTGGGTCGACGGCTCGCGGGCCGAGAACGACGCACTGCTGCGCGGGATGGTCGACGAGGGCAAGCTCATCAAGCTGAACCCCGAGTGGCGCCCCGGGTCGTACCTCGCCCGCTCGCACCCGAGCGATGTCGCTCGCACCGAGGGCCGCACATACATCGCGTCGGAGCGCGCCGAGGATGCCGGACCGACGAACAACTGGATCGCGCCGAGTGAGATCCGCGAGACGATCACTCCGCTGTTCGACGGCTCCATGCGCGGCCGCACGATGTACGTCGTGCCGTTCTCGATGGGCACGGTGGGCGGCCCGCTCTCGCACATCGGCGTCCAGGTGACCGACAGCGGCTACGCCGTCGCCTCGATCGAGATCATGACCCGCGTCGGCACGGACGTGCTGCGTGAGATCGCCGGCGGTGCGCCGTGGGTGAAGACCGTGCACTCCGTCGGCGCACCGCTCCAGCCGGGCGAGCAGGATGCCGCATGGCCGTGCAACGACGAGAAGTACATCGTCCACTTCCCCGACACGCTCGAAGTGTGGTCGTTCGGCTCGGGATACGGCGGCAACGCCATCCTCGCGAAGAAGTGCTTCGCCCTGCGGATCGCCTCGGTCATCGGCCGCGACGAGGGCTGGCTGGCCGAGCACATGCTGCTCATCCGCGTCATCGACCCCGCCGGGCGGGCGTACCACGTCGCCGCCGCGTTCCCGTCGGCCTGCGGCAAGACCAACCTCGCGATGCTGCGGCCCACCATCCCCGGCTGGCGGGTCGAGACGCTGGGCGACGACATCGCTTGGCTTCGCCCGGGCGATGACGGACGGCTGTGGGCGATCAACCCCGAGGCGGGCTTCTTCGGCGTCGCACCCGGCACCGGCGAGTCGACGAACGTCACCGCCGTCGAGACGCTGTGGGGCAACACGATCTTCACCAACGTCGCACTGCGACCCGACGGCGACGTCTGGTGGGAGGGCCTCACCGACGAGGCTCCCGCCGAGCTCGTCGACTGGGAGGGCAACCCCTGGACGCCCGCATCCGGCCGCCCGGCGGCGCACCCGAACTCGCGCTTCACGGTGCGTGCGGCGCAGTGCCCGCAGATCGCGGACGACTGGGATGCCCCGCAGGGCGTCCCGCTCGACGTGATCCTCTTCGGCGGCCGGCGGGCGACCAACGTGCCGCTCGTCGTCGAGGCGACCGACTGGACCCACGGGGTCTTCATGGGCTCGAACATCTCGTCCGAGCGGACCGCCGCCGCGGAGGGCACCGTCGGAGAATTGCGGAGAGACCCGTTCGCGATGCTCCCGTTCTGCGGCTACAACATGGCCGACTACTTCGGGCACTGGCTGAAGGTCGGTCAGAAGCTGCGCTTCGATCGCGCACCGCGGGTGTTCCAGGTGAACTGGTTCCGCAAGGATTCGGACGGCCGCTTCCTCTGGCCCGGGTTCGGCGACAACGCGCGCGTCATCGACTGGATCATCCGGCGCGTGGACGGCGAGGTCGGAGCGGTCGACAGTCCGATCGGGCGACTTCCGCTGACTGCCGACCTCGATGTGGACGGCATCGACGTCACGCCGTCCGACCTCGACGACCTCTTCGCGATCGACACCGACTCGTGGCTGCGCGAGGCCGATCTCACCGAGGAGTTCTACCGGACGTTCGAAGGCCGGATCCCGGCGCCGCTCTGGGCCGAGCTCGAAGCGCTGCGCTACCGCCTCAAGCACGCCTGA